Below is a genomic region from Ostrea edulis chromosome 10, xbOstEdul1.1, whole genome shotgun sequence.
ttttgtccaGTCCGGactatttaaaatattgaatccagtgttagaaattggtttaaaacttggtatagaccacgggtctatgccaaaacaagatgacatagacctcatggaattggcatagaccgcaacattgaaaaaaaaaataacacaaatttaaaacattttcatttacttctaaagtacttagaaagcatattttctttacattttcataACAATATCCTTAAATCTAGAAAGTCAGCATAGACAATTtagtctatctcaattacaattggcatagaccagtgttATTTGACATAGACGTCTGCACAATCAAAACGTGGTATTCTCAATATGGATGTCATCACAGTGGAAAGCATTGAAAAGTGAATCTTGTTGTTTTTCATATCGTGAAAAACAAAACAGCATGCAGGCAACATAACAATGTAACATTGTATTAGCAAGGTAAACACATTAGTAAATAGAATGAAATGcatttcagtttttgaaagttctaataatatttataggttatagactttgtatgggaaaatatgacgactgagatttttggcgcgtagacggaccgagcttgcgaggtccgtccgcgacaaaaaacgaggtcgtcatattttcccatacgaagtgtataacctttttattatatactttcaatttcatttagaaactaacaataatttatttttaacaatttcttgattggtttaactgagtaaaagatggaaaacacgaaaaatttgaaaattaacgatgtagtaatttgcttgtgtattgattgtgacgtaatgtttgcgggccggaatgtttccgggcatatatcatgtgatatatgcccgcaaacttttaaagaaaagagaagagatgaaattgaaagtatataataagagACAGTATACCTTGATCCTCTTCATAACTTCATAACTAGTCTGATATATTTTTCACGGAGTGCCAACACACTCCATTCAATATGTTGGTGTGAAGCGGATCAAGGTATCATGTCGtatactttcaaaaactgaaagaCTTTTCTTAGATACTATAGTTATTACAGATATTAAGTGAAGAAgacaatgtaattaaaatcgTCTCCTCAATCCAcaactttattttcatattgtctCAGtgataatataaaaataaaggacaggatcgaggagctgattatAATCAGATTGGTGAAAATGATATCAAGAATCTACAACCAataaaaagcactaaaatgtGTGACACTGACTTACTACAATACACCCTCCACCCCCCTTCCTCTCTCCTTCACCCCGTACCCATGCATCCACCCCACCTTCAAAATCCCCTTTTACCCATCAGTGCTCCTTACATTTGCTAGGGGACAGCATCCATATTCCCCGTTATTTTGTCCACAGCAGGTTCTGCCATTGGGACAAACAGATTTCCCATCTTTACAGGACACTCCGGAGACAGGCTGTTCCTTAGGTTGGAAGTAGAGCGTATCGCAATAAACAACCACCACCACCAGCGGCATAAGCAGTAAACCCCgcatctatttttaaaaaattgaaatattcattatcatatgatagatatatatatattacactcTTATGATCCATAGGTGCACAATTTCTTGGGCAATTTTTAGCCTGTGTGTGCTTTAGGGACGAGATTAAAAGATCGGTTAAAGAATCATTATATTATTATCTGGAGGCCAGTTCTAGCCCATTCAAGGCTGATCTGAACAATCAAATCTTCAATCTATATAGTGCATGGGGAGGGGCACCTCTGATatttaataaaattcaaaaaggGACAACCTGTGAAAAGTTTTCAATAGTACATTCACTATTGTTACCATTGGTTATCTATTTCAATATCTGAAATTGCTAGAAGCCTGTATTGCATGTGATAAACTTGAAATACTAtatatcaatatgacaatataatatttttttaaaaccttaGCTGTCTTAAAATGGGATCACTTCAAATTAAATAGACATGCAGACTATATACTTATCATACTGATCAACTCAATATGACATTCATGTACATGTTACCTTGCACAGTTCAGTGGTCAATTACTTGATAAAAGTCTTTTAAAACAAGTTTCAGATAAACCCGTGATCACAATTTATCTTTAATGACATGCATTAATCTACCTTCATATAACACTGCTATGTCTACTACAGTACTAAGTTTAGATAACGACTACTATTTTATCACTTTGGCCATGACCTCCTTGCAGCGCTCCAAGTGATTGCTGCATTATCTGACTAACATATATCACGATTGTCAACATCAGAGATAGCTTGGTCACAAGATATATAATATCTTACGATGAACTCTATCAAATTTTGATAGCAAGACATGTCTTTCTCACTTTGTCGGTATAATCACAATtataacaggaagggagaaaatgcaacggaccagaccgggattcgaacccaggtcCCTGAATCTCaatctagtcaggtgctctactaacTGAACTATCTGGCTATATCAGTGACCAAACTCAGCTGACCGCTACAcaatcaagatttttttttagatctaaCGGTAAAGGAATATACAACTGCAATTGTAATTCATGAATATTTTGACATGTTGAAATTGACAGAAAAGttaaatatattacattaatGTGTGAATTAAATAAGTTGTATCTATAAGTTGTTTGCAATGCATTATGggcgatataaaaaaaatggaaacatAATTATGGTAATTTCTGCATAAATGAATTGGTTCTTTTACTGCTTACACAATTAACACCTtatatgttttcattgtttataatatgttgtacggtgtgaccgttgagacgagtgaagcccattaacatcttgcaacacgacttttataattatccgcctcttcatttaacgagGGAAATATTACGCgcttggtgtaaacagttacaaattgtgacgtcatattagctgcaatgtgttttcttctctcaaaccaaacaaaaacaaaacgtttgaagctatgagaaagcttgtctggaatttaaaaacgtaaattgtactttctaaataatctaattattttaattacgggattgtcaatgaagtataccgcagtgacggcgacatttttccggaggcattatgggtagtccccatcatttttcagttgatgaagagcaaatcacgtgactcaattgcgtaatcattggagtgaGCTTGTCGCGTCGCTTCGCTTCATGATGCGAGCTTCGTTCGCTATTATGTAATAAAATCAACTTTGAAATTTATTCCTcaagttgattgattgtttttttaAGTCCtgtcgagaattgttcactcatattgatcgagacgtcaccagctgtacgtAAAGTACCACAAAGTTAGACTAATACTTATAGcgctcagggccatagcagtgagggttctttatcgtgtcaacgcctgccacaacacgggacctccgtttttaaggtcatatccgaaagacccgtgattcttacttctaaatgctgagcgtttggtgaaggagcaatcactacctacgtTAATGTCTTAGGTTTAACGCTGCAGCCGTGGCACAAGTAGGGCTCGAACTtacgacctcctggttacaaAGTGAACgctctactactgagctaccAGAAGCAGTAAATAGAGCTGTTTAATACATTATGTGATTGATCAAAAACAATGAAGATCAATTTTTCCCCTTTTAAATTTTGACAGGTGTTATTCTTATATTTTCCCCTTTATAAAAATCTTTGTGTCGAATGTCTGTTCTCAACTCTCGCTAATATATACAACATTGGGCAAATCAATTTTGGCAATATCTTCTCTAACTTGTTTAGGAATTTCCTGGTTTACATTCAATGATTAAATTCCAAATAGCCActaaaaattaattattatcattgaGAAAACTTTAACATATAGATACAAGAGTTTACGTTTTCGGTTTTCTTTTATTGATACTGATGTTACTGTATGTAAATCTCTTAACAAGCTTAAGGGCAGGGTTTTATCCAGCACCTAGATGTTATTAcccattttaaatttaaggggaatttttgagaatgcagtCATGAGCTAGCTTCCAggggatgggggtgggggacatccatggaatataatatccacagattcttacagccatataaattgatcgattactcattttatctatattgcAAGTCTGGCaatattatagaaaatgacttagaatatataaaaatgatttttgttgaaaattctcatacaattttgtcaagtttctacaaatgaaggggattttttatctgtggaatgtgaaatatccatttgttgccaAAGGGAAAAGGTAACCTTTTACtggtagtaaaaacaacctagataaatccctTTAAAAGGTTTTTCAAACTATATAAGGCTGGGGTGAATAAAATTTATATCCGTGTTTCAAAGACTATTAAGTATAGCCAGATATTGAAGAATGCATTCATATGCCATATTTGGGTTTTATGCAGCTTTTACCTGtagaattgaaattaaaacaaaataaaatcgtTTCAGGACACTGTAActataaaattttaatgtaaaaattgTTTATGCTGGCTTCTTCAAAAAACAACATCTGAGCCAAATCTTACCAGACATTGCAATTTCTGTGTCGCAATCTCCAAGGATGTAAAGCTGGTGTTAAATCTACTGCCTTAGTACAGTACCATGGTATGACCTTTAGACCAATTCAACTTCATTAGTAGATTAATATCATCTAATATGGGgcaggtgggaggattttattttttaatttctaatcccgagaaaaaaaattaatgacaaaaggcatcacacaaagtgttaatcaagttaacattcaaagaatccttggtagaagatataaaaccaacattctgtgactttaatcattcactcatgtcactgggaagcaagtttgtttgaaatcgtaatttttgtgaaaacaaaaaaattggggtgggcccttttttgaggggcgggcggggatgataatccatcaattaattttaattggccttaCCTTGTAGTATGTAGGTAACGGTAACCTGGTATGGAATCCCTACCAACAGTCCCTAACACATTATGTGTATGTgaatccaataagccatatggctcacggaaataaagaaactgaaacCCTAACACATTGTTACTGGAGAGTGTCCCCAGGAGAAGCAACAAAGTTTGTCAAGGAAAATAGCTATGATTGAGAGAACACCGGGCTGTGTATCCTCATTGATAGAGGATGTAGACTGGAAGCCTCTTAAATTGTCACCATATTAAGATCTCTGCTACTCATGATGTACAAATTTAGATCAGTGACCTGATAAATGTCCTAGCATCATCTTAAATGACACAAGGAGATACTCGGACATTGAAACGGCAGGTACCGTCAGCTAGCTATCAACATTCCGTGATGAGTAAAAGTTTTCTTACTTCCCAAGAACCATCGCGGACTGGCACAGCCTGCCAGAATATGTTAAAAAAGCCAGTACCATAGAGGGTTTCAAGGAACGGCTAACCAACACTATGGCTCCTTCCAAACACCCATAAGGAACCAGGAAGCTCTACTatcaacttcttttttttttttttttttgtaaatatgaGGCTTTTAGCTGTGTTTGACGTGCTATTAAGTAATTAATAGTCTGTTAATATAAAGCAGCACTTTCAAGAAAGAAGATGaaaaaattaatgtaaatgGCCGGGATTTAAAGTGGATGTACATACAAcgagaaaaaattgaaaatttttgaATTAGTTTGTGCAGGACTTATGGATTTTCAACATGATCCCAGATCATTCTATAATTCAGACTCAAAATAGGATATTTAAATAAAGCATTACCCTTAAACAATTTTCCCGAAATGATGACTGTGCATCCACAATCCTTAATCTTTTATCAactttttgtgtgtgtttgtaagcaAAACGTAACATGCATGGTCTTAAAAAAaccaatctttttttttttaactagtCTTGCCGAACATACAAATTAATGCCTTTGTGCAAAAATCATgagaaagtgaaagtagacaATAGAGTTATACCTGTAGTTTGGTTCACCTTGCAGTATGATAAGTCTACGCGTTCTCAGAATGTAGTGATTACGGACAAGTTCGCTGTGCAACAGAGACGAAAAAGGTGTTTTTATCACTCTATTCGTGATCACATGCAACGATATTCTTCTGTCACATGACAGTAGGGCACGTGACACCGCAACCAGTGCCACAACATTACGGTTTCAgtacaactcgcccccaagacaaatAAGCTTCTAGGACGAATGCTACcctagagaaatttgatgtggatgaaaagtggaggatttgaagaaaaatattttgaaattgaaaactttgaaatttacttgaattGGTAAAATAACAAAATGCAGTTctagcaacaacaacaaaaaaaaaaaatcaaaaaaaatctggaaaaagaAAGGGTGggtgtaaaaaagaaataaataagaGCCCTGCTTGACTCGAGAACCCGTAATCTACGGTTACAGATGCAGTCGACATGCTGATTATAACCTACTCagctatatatgtaatataggaacatattgctgatatttatattttcatccatgtaaGCCATTATAAATATGTAGTATACCTCCCTAATGATAAATAATAAGTTACACTCTTCGTTCTTAACCGTCCGTGCTAATACATGTCGACTTGTTCcatttagaatagtattttctCCCTTGTTATGTACtcaaattttaacaatttagttAACTTTTGTTGTTTCTAGAGTTTTAGACAAActgaagaaaagaaagaaagaaagaaagttagttagatagatagatagatggataGGGGAGAGATTATATGGCCTTcctacgagagagagagagagagagagagagagaggggggggcagtaaaacgtgtaaagtgaggacaaatttcaaccaatcgACAGACGTTTTGAGGACAAGAATTGCACTATGAGGACAAATAAATGTCCTCACAATTACGTCCTCATAAATGTGAcctacagcatgtgaaagatgtagatacaaaatattagcttagtgaggacaagtactagtggtgtgaggacatgtccttactaatattctctctcaaataccttttttttttttcataattcaaaggagagtattagataaacttttatagatattcctatagctatacctaacatagtacATTTTTgcctttaaaataatatatgtgtgtattctcttctacacattgtgaggacgtcctcattTAGTAGGTTTGGTcggttagagagagagagagagagagtgagagagagatgTAGACAGATATTATATTGTCTTACTACTAGCTCTGGCTAGAGGGTTGACCCAGCCTTTAGATTGATCGGCAGAGGACTGAATTGTCGTGTCTGAGGGCCCGGGTTCGATCCTAAACAAAGGCATACCAGTTTCTGTAACATTTGGAGCTCACGTTGGGACCCGAGTACTCGCTTGCTGTGAGAGTCCGGCGTTTTATAACCCCCAGGCCAGAAACTTCGCCCCCACAGGCGCTTGCACTCTGGAAGAGACGCGACGCGCCTCTCTCTGAGTGGAACGGTATAGTAGCGTTTTACATGCGCCTCATACTAGGTCTGGCTAGGGAATTAACCATTGCTTTAGCCAGATTTGTAGAGTACAGAACCTGTCGTGCGACTCTCAGCAGAGGCATATACCAGTTTCtgttacagatatatatatcGATTTATAGATAGAGAGTTTTAGATAGTTAGATTTAAACCCTTTGTTCAGAGccccattatatatatatatatatatatatatataaagcactaaataatcacaactaggtactgaaaattttcgccccagcccggggtcgaaccagcgacctacggcacccaccgcctagcaagattgtcaaaccagtgcgtaagtccactcggccacaacgacttccctaagaaaggaagctttgttatgctcctaaagcgctacttatacacactgatgcaatcccacacagtcgctgtgtcattcagtgtttaagatattttataaggagagtggatctctcgatgcaattgtatagaatatttaatataaagcacaaacaaacaattataacacccaaccttacgtttacccctaggatctaaacgatacatgtgaaaatcaattaattaatatataaagcactaaataatcacaactaggtactgaaaattttcgccccagcccggtgtcgaaccagcgacctacggcacccaccgcctagcaagattgtcaaaccagtgcgtaagtccactcggccctAAGAAAGgaagctttatatatatatataacacgtATATCTCTGCATATAATGGTCCTACCTTGGCCACAGAGGATAAGACTGCATGGGTCAACTGGATAATTGCAAGAAATGCGGACAAACTCTTTATTCGCCCCTATCATGGTTATTGgatttgtaatacatgtatattatagttGTTGGTCTATCAAGGGCCGTGCCCGAGTTAAGAGTTTGCTCATGCTGGAAACTTCATTTGGACCCCCATTAAGCGTATCAATTTCATAccagaaggtcaaggtcacaaggcaATATCACTGGCTTTGTTTTTCTAACTTAGAATGACTAAATAAgctgtatggagcgccaaattaacataaactcaaataatcgaagatatcttcaattatttgaagatatcatcaattcatttgatgcgcgcaacaattgaattaaagatctcttcaaataattaattatatcttcaattctgaattattgcgcgcattaattgaattgatgatagcattaattcttcagcagaattgatgcacgctttaattgaattaatgatctcttcaaatgaattcatgatatcaacaatattgaattgattcgcgctacaattcaattgaagagatcaataattgatataatgcgtgcattaaatcaattgatgatagcaataattgaattgatgcgcgcattaatttatttgatgagagcaatagttgatttaatgcgcgcattaattcaattattactctcttcaattgaattaattaatgatatctttaattcatttgaagagagcaataattcttttagagagagagcaactatataattaaagataatttatcttcaattcaacatatccacaattgaattaatgatatttttaattcaattgttgctctctttaaaagaattgatgcgcgcattaattccttatacaaaagcattgtaaatgatttatagACATcagaattaaagagatcataaaattattcataccgagctctaaattaatcattgcgagcaatatttctactaaattgatgctctcatcaattgaattgaagagagcaataaatgaattaatgcgcgcatcaaatatattatttatctcattaattcaattaatgcgcgcaccaattaaattgaagagagcagtaattgaattattgctctcataaattcaattgatgcgcgcattaattcatttgatgagagcaataattgatttaatgcgcgcattaattcaattaaagagagcaataattgaattgatgatatcttcaaaaaactgaagatatcttcaattatttgagtttatgttaatttggcgctccataaaccCGTACTGGGACTAAGAGTACTTATGCATGCACTGCCTAATACTTAAAGTATCATTACATAATAGCAATGATTAATATCACAGcaataaattttacaatgtttgtCAGTCACCTTGAATTGATGGAAGACATGTTCCTATGTTGAAGGTCATCATGGACCAAATATTCAAATAGGAACCAAAAATTGACCGCAATTTAAGGACAATCGTGGCGTGGTCTTGAGTCGTTAAGCGATCCCAGCTGACTTCATCTCTAGCTGGGCTTTTTGTCTGTAAACTATATGTACACTACATTTAAAGGATTTATTGGTCAGAAACAGAATCAATGGACGTCATCGCGTCCGCGTTGTTGTTCTGTGTTAAATTAACAGACATCATTGCAGCAATTCCGCTCTGCAGGAGCTGTGAATGGAACGTTTTGTATTTGGACATCAGAGTATCATAACGGTACTTTTCCTCTGTCAGTTGTTTATCCACCGCCTCTACTTCCAACAGAAGGGCGGATCTCTCATTGGCGAGGGTGGGGATCTGTAACTGTAGGATGCTGAGTTCTTTGTCTGTGGACTTAGTCTTTTGGCGTAAGTCTGTGactgtgaaaaaaaaagattaaaggATAATTACCTACTATAAATTTCCTCCATAATTTCCTCCATCTTTTTGAAGAAACATGTATTGTACCGAGCTCTGATACCATGAATTTCCCCAGTTCTaataacatgtacatatactacccCAGCTgttcattgatacatgtacattgtacaaatgtacatatataatgtgtttgagagagagagagagagagagagagagagagagagagagagagagagatgaaataACCAACTCGAATTACTTTTTTTTCCAAACGTCAGCCTTGTGGCCCGATATTCCCTGGCTAACTTCTGCATTTTTCTGCCGTATCTTTGTTTCATCGCCATTGTCTCCAGTTTATAGTTTCTGTCTTCTGTTTGAGAACAGGCATGCGTGAACATTACGTCTTCAGAACTTGGTGAAGAATGTGACGTTATATTCTCCTCATCGTGGCAGCTCACCACTGGATAGAAGCCTTTGAAATCAACGAGGCGTAAAATATACCAagtgttaggccattctttaaatacttattttgactacggaatacTCCATTTAGTTACATGATGAAGATAAGCTTATAGGACTCGATCACGGCAaatgtgac
It encodes:
- the LOC130051080 gene encoding uncharacterized protein LOC130051080, coding for MNIVQGFYPVVSCHDEENITSHSSPSSEDVMFTHACSQTEDRNYKLETMAMKQRYGRKMQKLAREYRATRLTFGKKITDLRQKTKSTDKELSILQLQIPTLANERSALLLEVEAVDKQLTEEKYRYDTLMSKYKTFHSQLLQSGIAAMMSVNLTQNNNADAMTSIDSVSDQ